In Terriglobia bacterium, the genomic stretch GATGGCGCTTTCCACCGTGCCGAAGCGCTTAATAATGTCCACCGATCCCTTGTCGCCGATGCCGGGCGCGCCGGGGATGTTGTCGATGGCGTCGCCGCGCAGCGCCATGACGTCCACCACACGCTCCGGCGGCACGCCGAGGATTTCCTCGACCTTGGCAGGGTCGCACAGCAGGTTGTCTTTGGGCGGATTGAGGACGCAGATCTTGTCGTTCACGAGCTGCAGCATGTCCTTGTCGTTCGACACGACGTAGACGGTGTGCGATTGCGCGGCGGCTTGGCGGGCGAGCGTTCCGATGACGTCGTCGGCCTCGAAGCCCGGCATCTCAAGTACAGGAATACGATATGCCTCCAGCAGCCGGCGGATGTAGGGAATCTGCTGCGCCAGGTCGGCGGGCATTTCCGCGCGCTGCGCCTTGTAGCCCTTGTATTCCTGCTGCTGGAAGGTTTGCGTTTTCAGGTCGAACTTGCCGACGGCGGACATTTGCGCCGCCTGCTGGTCGCGGAAGGTGGGCGCGGCCACGTCGAAGACGGCGGCACGGTACTCAGGCGCGAAGTCCTTCACCAGCTTGAGCAGCATGTTGGTGAACACGAAGGTAGCGCTGGTAGGAATGCCGGTCTTGGTGCTCATCGGCCGCTGACGCGCCATGGCGTGATAGGCGCGGAAGATGAAGGACATGGCGTCAATCAGGAAGATGCGCGGCTTGCCGTCGCGATTGGGCGGCGATTTGGGGGGCGGCGGCGCGGGCGCGGAAGGCGCGGGAGTCTGAACGGATTTTTTACGTGAGGGCAACGAATCAGTTTAGCAAGGGCGGTCGGCGGTCGACTATCAGCGCTCGGGTTCTTCGCGTTCAAGGGCGAACGCGCTCCAACCATCAGCGTGTATCTGCGTCAATCAGAGGTTAGGCTTTCTTCCCATACTCGGTCGTGTAGCTGAGCTTGATTTCGCCGCAAGTGCCCTGCTCCTCGGAATAAACGACGCAGGAATCAAACGGCTTGGAGTAGATGTGCAGGCTGACGGCGCGCTGGCTGAACTCGCGCGGATTGTAAACCTTGTGCACCGGCTCGGCGGGATCGACGGCGCAGCACCGCGTCGGGTTCATTTCCTCGATATCGGTTGGCTCGATTTTACATGTCCCGCCGGCGAGATCTTCCATCAGCGTGCGATAGTTCTGCACCAGCAGGCGCCCGATGGGCACCGCCATCCAGCAGTTCTGCTGATGATGGTTGTGGATGGAGCTGCCCTGGCCGATCTCCCAGCAGATGGCGACCAGCTCATAGAGCGGCGTTTTGTCGATCAGGTTGCGGGTGTAGTGCCGGCGATCCCAGACAAGGTAGGGCGCAAGCGTGTCGGGCGCAACCGGATGTGAGTTGAGAAACTGCCGAATCCGCGCGACCTCAAGGAAGGCGGCTTCCGGGAACTTGCGCAGTTCGCTGACGAAGTCCTGGATGGAACAGGCGATCACGGCCGGCTGAGCGCTCACGGGCGTCCTCCCCACAGGCTTATTGTGCCCGTTTGCCATAGAATGCGCCAGAGAGGATAACGTGAGCGACAAGAAACGTCTCCTGCTGATCAGCAATTCGTCGCAGTATGGGCGCGGATATCTGGACCACGCAGAAGAAGAGCTGCGAAGTTTTCTGGGCGTGGTGAAGCGCGTGCTGTTTGTGCCGTACGCGCTCAAGGACCAAGACGAATACGAGCGCATCGCCGGCGCGCGTCTGGCGCAGATTGGCTACGCGCTGGAATCAATCCATCGAGCGCCCGAGGCGGGTAAGGCGGCGGAAAACGCCGAGGCGATCTTCATCGGCGGCGGCAACACGTTTCGCCTGCTGAAAGCGCTGTATGAACACGGGTTGCTGGACATCATCCGCCGGCGCGTGGAGAGCGGGATGCCGTACATCGGGTCGAGTGCGGGTTCGGTTGTGTCGTGCCCAACCATCAAGACCACGAACGACATGCCGATCGTCGAGCCACCAAGCCTGACGGCCTTGGGCCTGGTGGCCTTCCAGATCAACGCACACTACATTGATCCCGACCCGAATTCGACCCACATGGGCGAGACGCGCGAAGTCCGCCTGCGCGAATTCCACGAAGAGAACGAAACGTCGGTGGTGGGTATCCGCGAAGGGTCGATGTTAAGGGTGGAAAGCGGAACCACAGTGTTGAAGGGAACCACTGGTGCGAAAGTTTTCCGGCGCGGAGAAACGCCGGTCGAGATTGTGCCGGGAGCGGTGGTGGAAATCTGAACGCCTGGAACCGGCCATGGAGCATGGTCCTATTCGTGCCGTCCCTACGGGACTCTGAGGATTTTGCGCGGTGTTCCCAGGACTGAAGTCCTGGGCTACTATCGGTCGCCCCTTCGGGGCTAGAGCTTCGCACGTCAATTCGCGGAGGCAGGCTTGAAGCCTTCGAGCAGCACGGCGGCGCGGTTCAAAACATCCGTCAGCGCCTGCAGTTGCTGCGCAGCGGTGGCGGCGTCGTTGCGCCGGATGGCTTCGCTGACGCCGGGAATGGTGGAGGCCGAGTAGCCCTTCAAATCCGCAGGAGCATAAATGGCGTGGCGAAACCAGGGGCGGCGCGGCAGACCGCCGGGCAACAAAAGCGCACGCTCGGTGGCGAGGAGGAGCTTGTTCAGGCGCTCATAGTCCCCACCCTGTCGCTCCAACCCCGGGAGCGACAAGGATGGGGCAACCGAGAGCGCTCTGATGGCGGCGCCGGCTTGCGCCAGTCGGCGGGCGGCAGCGAGCGCGGAATCGAACTTCGGCGCCTTGTCGCCCAAGTGCTCGCCGGCAGTCTTCTGCGCTGCGTCGAGATAATTGCCAATCTCCTTCCCGTACTCCTCGTAGTCGTAGGGGAGCACACCGGCTTCCGCCATGCGTAGCACCTGCAGGCCGTACACGCGCGCGATCTCCTGCGTGTAGAGAAAATCGGTATCGGCGAATTTCTTGTACCAGGCGAAATTGTCGAAGACGGAGTGATAGACGCCGTAGTTGCCGCTGGAGCGGATGTCGGTGGCGGGCACGCCGGAATGGTCGAGGAAGGAAGTGAAGTCCGACCCGCTGCCAAGATTGCCGACCTGCGGCTCAGCCGGCGGGTTCGCCTTGGGTGAGTTTTCGCGACGCGCCGCGGTGCGCCAGGCGTCATAGAGCGTGCCGCCCTGGGGGCTGGGCACGGACTTGGTGATGTCGCGCAGAAATCCGCGCAGGCTGGGGACGGCGGAGGCGCGGAAATTCGGGCCGGACGCGCCGGTGTCCAGGTTGAAGTACGCCGCCGCGCTTTCCAGTTCCTTCTCGTTTTGCTCCAGCCATTCGGTGGAACCGATCAGGCCCTGCTCCTCGGCATCCCAACTGGCGAAGATGATCGTGCGCTGGGGCCGCCAGCCGGATTGCAGAAGATGACCCACGCCGCGCGCGGCTTCCAGCATGGCGGTGGTGCCGCTGATCGGGTCCACCGCGCCGTACACCCAGGCGTCGCGATGCGCGCCGGCGACGACCCATTCGTCGGGCCAGCGTGTGCCGCGGACGCGTGCGATCACGTCCCAAATCGCGCGATATCCGAAGTCCTGCTTCAGGTGCAGCCTGACGCGCGGCGGCCCCGGGCCGAGGTGATAGGTGAAGGGCAGCGCGCCCTGCAACTCGCGCGGGGTTTCTACGCCCCCGAGATGCTGGAGGATGGGAGCTGCATCGTGATACGACAGAGGCGTGGTCGGGATTTTGGGAATGTCGGGCGAATCCTGCGGGCTGACGCGCCGCGCATCCGCGGTGGACGGCCATCCGGGCGTGGTGGGATCGCCGGGATGCTCGAATCCGTACTCGATGGTGCCGCGCTGCACGCCGGTGTCGGGCCGCCACGGACCCTTGGGATATACGTCGCCGCGGAAGTAGCCATCGTCCATCGGGTCGGAATAAATCAGCATGGCGGCGGCGCCGGTTTCCTGCGCCATGTACGCCTTCACGCCGCGAAAATTCTCGCCGTAGCGAGCCAGCACGACTTTGCCGCGCACGTTCACCCCCATCTCTTTCAGCTTCTGGAAGTCCTCGGGGCGGCCGTAGTTGGCGTACACCACCTCGCCCTCGACGTCGCCCGAAGGCGAGAAGGCGTTGAACGGGATGACGATGCGCGGATCGTCCTGGAAGGGATCGCCCTCAACGTGCTCCCTGGTCGGGCCGTGCATGACGGCGCCGGCGGGCGTGAAGGCGTCCACGCTGACCTCGGCGGGATAGTTCATCCAAACTTTGTACTCGACGATTTCGGTGTCGAAGCCCCACTCGCGGAATTTGCGCGCCACGTAGTCGGCGGTCTTGCGGTCCTCGGGCGATCCGGCGATGTGCGGCTCCGCCGTAAGAATTTTCATGTGCTGCTCGGCTTGGCGCGGGTCGGGAACGGAGAGGAACTGCTGCTCGATCTCGCGCTCGGAGCGCTCCGCCGGCATCTGCGGCGGCGCTTGCGCGAACAGCGTCGCGCAGAGGAGGGCGACAAGGACGAAGCGGTTATGAAAACGCATAGCGTTGCATCAGCGACGATCGAGTGTAAAAGGAAAGTTGCCAACCGGCAAAGAAGCGATACGAACGATTCACCGATTGATCGTAGTTTTACGCACTATTGATGACTTGTACAGCGCCGATGAATCTAATGTCCCTGTATGGCTGACAAACTCATAAAACGGTACTTATTCGCGAGTGATTTCGATCAGACGCTGAGCTTCAACGATTCCGGCCTGGTGCTGAGTGAGCTGCTCGGGATCCCGTCCGAGGAGTTCAAGCGGCTGGCCAAGGGCATGACGAAGCTGAACCTGGTGCAGCAAGGGGCGGAGCTGGCGTACCTGCTGCTGCACGATCCGCAGTACCGACGTTGCCGCCGCGAACACCTGCACAAAGTCGGCGAGCTCATTCGGCTGAAGGAAAACATCGAGCTGCTGTACCAGATGCTGGCCACCGGAATTGACGGCTATCATTTCGATTTCTTCGTGCTGTCGGCGGCGCCGGTGGAGATCGTGCGCTCGGCGCTGGCAGGGATCGTGCCCGAGGATCACATCTTCGGCACCGAGTTTCAGTACAACAGCGCGGGCGAGATCGAGAGGATCGTGCGCAGCACCGCCGGCTACGGCAAGGTGGCCTGCCTCGATGAACTGCAGGCGCGGCTGCAGATCGGGCCGGACCACGTCATCTTCGCCGGCGACGGCAATTCCGACGTGCACGCCATGCTGCACGTCAACGGGCGCGACGGGTTGACGATCGCGGTTTCGGAAGCGAAAGACGTCACCCAAATTGCCAAGCGCACGGTGATCAGCGCTAACGCGCTCGCCATGCTGCTGCCGATCCTGGAGAAGATCGTCGGCTGGAATCCTGCGCAGATCCGGGACTTCTTTGAGTCGCACGGATTGCTGGTGCAGGAGTGGGCGCGGGTGCGCACCGACTGGCTGACGCTGCGTCCAGCCGTGCCGCGGGAACTGGCGCAGAGCGCGGGCGCGGAATAATTTTGCCCGCAGATGAACGCAGATCGAAATACGATCAGCGCGAATCAGCGTTAATCTGCGGCTAACTGTTTCCGGTGTTTCCGGTCACGAAACAATTCCCAGCCGCTTGCCGACGCGGCCCAGCACGTCCAGCGCCTTGTCCAGTTCCTCGTGCGTGTGGGTGGCGGTCATGATGGTGCGGATGCGCGCTTTGCCCTCGGGCACGGTGGGAAAGGCGATGCCGGTGGCCATCACGCCTTCCTTGAACAGCTCGCGCGAGAACTCCATCGCCAGCCGTCCTTCGCCGGTGATGATGGGCGTGATCAGCACCTCGAAAGCGGCAATGCAGGTGGCCGCAACCGAGGGCGGATGCGAGGTCGAAAAGAGAAACGGCCGGCCGCGGTGGTAGAGGAATTCGATCAGGTCGTGCGTGCCGCAGACGTAGCCGCCGAGCGCTCCAATGGCCTTCGACAGCGTTCCCACCTGGATGTCGACGCGTCCGTGCATGCCGAAGTGGTCTATCGTGCCGCGACCGTTCTTGCCCAGGACGCCGGAGGCGTGTGCGTCGTCCACCATCATGATGGCGCCGTACTTTTCGGCAAGACCGCAGAGCGCGGGCAGCGGCGCGATATCGCCGTCCATGGAGAATACGCCGTCGGTGATCAACAGCTTGCGCCCGGGTTGGTTGGCGACCGACTTCACTTGCTCTTCTGCGTGCGCCACGTCCTTGTGGCGGAAGACCAGAATCTTGGCCTTCGAGAGCCGAGCGCCGTCGATGATGGAAGCGTGGTTAAGCTCGTCGGAAATGATGAAGTCGTCCTTGCCCAGCACCGCCGACACCGTGCCGGAATTCGCCGCGAAGCCCGATTGAAAGACCACGCTGGCTTCCACGTTCTTGAAGCGCGCGATTTTCTCTTCCAGCTCCATGTGGATTCTCATGGTGCCGGCGATGGTGCGCACCGCACCCGAGCCCACGCCGTATTTGCGCGTGGCCTCCAGCGCCGCATGCCGCAGCTTGGGGTGCGTGGTCAGGCCGAGGTAGTTGTTCGACGCCAGGTTGATGACGCGCTTGCCGTCGAAGGTGCACTCCGGCGCCTGCTCGTCTTCCAGCACCCGCAGGCGGAAGTAGGTGCCCTTGTTCTTCAGGTCATTCAGTTGGTCGGAGAGATAGGAAAGCGGGTTGGTGCGGGTGGTGGTGGCCATGCGAAACCTCGCCGCGGATCAACGCGGCTCAAAGCAGTTTTTGGAACTGTTCAATCGTCAAGCCCGCACTCCGAACAATGTCGGCCATGGTGAAAGCATTCACGGGATTGTGCCGTGGGATGGTCACAATTCGTTCACCATCCGACATCACGATGTGTTTCCCTTCTCGGAGAATTCGGAATCCGGTTCTCTCCAAAGCGCGAACAGCCTTGCGGTGCGGAATGCCCGGA encodes the following:
- the pepE gene encoding dipeptidase PepE codes for the protein MSDKKRLLLISNSSQYGRGYLDHAEEELRSFLGVVKRVLFVPYALKDQDEYERIAGARLAQIGYALESIHRAPEAGKAAENAEAIFIGGGNTFRLLKALYEHGLLDIIRRRVESGMPYIGSSAGSVVSCPTIKTTNDMPIVEPPSLTALGLVAFQINAHYIDPDPNSTHMGETREVRLREFHEENETSVVGIREGSMLRVESGTTVLKGTTGAKVFRRGETPVEIVPGAVVEI
- a CDS encoding type II toxin-antitoxin system HicA family toxin, giving the protein MTPKVPGIPHRKAVRALERTGFRILREGKHIVMSDGERIVTIPRHNPVNAFTMADIVRSAGLTIEQFQKLL
- a CDS encoding M28 family metallopeptidase, yielding MRFHNRFVLVALLCATLFAQAPPQMPAERSEREIEQQFLSVPDPRQAEQHMKILTAEPHIAGSPEDRKTADYVARKFREWGFDTEIVEYKVWMNYPAEVSVDAFTPAGAVMHGPTREHVEGDPFQDDPRIVIPFNAFSPSGDVEGEVVYANYGRPEDFQKLKEMGVNVRGKVVLARYGENFRGVKAYMAQETGAAAMLIYSDPMDDGYFRGDVYPKGPWRPDTGVQRGTIEYGFEHPGDPTTPGWPSTADARRVSPQDSPDIPKIPTTPLSYHDAAPILQHLGGVETPRELQGALPFTYHLGPGPPRVRLHLKQDFGYRAIWDVIARVRGTRWPDEWVVAGAHRDAWVYGAVDPISGTTAMLEAARGVGHLLQSGWRPQRTIIFASWDAEEQGLIGSTEWLEQNEKELESAAAYFNLDTGASGPNFRASAVPSLRGFLRDITKSVPSPQGGTLYDAWRTAARRENSPKANPPAEPQVGNLGSGSDFTSFLDHSGVPATDIRSSGNYGVYHSVFDNFAWYKKFADTDFLYTQEIARVYGLQVLRMAEAGVLPYDYEEYGKEIGNYLDAAQKTAGEHLGDKAPKFDSALAAARRLAQAGAAIRALSVAPSLSLPGLERQGGDYERLNKLLLATERALLLPGGLPRRPWFRHAIYAPADLKGYSASTIPGVSEAIRRNDAATAAQQLQALTDVLNRAAVLLEGFKPASAN
- a CDS encoding haloacid dehalogenase-like hydrolase, yielding MADKLIKRYLFASDFDQTLSFNDSGLVLSELLGIPSEEFKRLAKGMTKLNLVQQGAELAYLLLHDPQYRRCRREHLHKVGELIRLKENIELLYQMLATGIDGYHFDFFVLSAAPVEIVRSALAGIVPEDHIFGTEFQYNSAGEIERIVRSTAGYGKVACLDELQARLQIGPDHVIFAGDGNSDVHAMLHVNGRDGLTIAVSEAKDVTQIAKRTVISANALAMLLPILEKIVGWNPAQIRDFFESHGLLVQEWARVRTDWLTLRPAVPRELAQSAGAE
- a CDS encoding aminotransferase class I/II-fold pyridoxal phosphate-dependent enzyme — its product is MATTTRTNPLSYLSDQLNDLKNKGTYFRLRVLEDEQAPECTFDGKRVINLASNNYLGLTTHPKLRHAALEATRKYGVGSGAVRTIAGTMRIHMELEEKIARFKNVEASVVFQSGFAANSGTVSAVLGKDDFIISDELNHASIIDGARLSKAKILVFRHKDVAHAEEQVKSVANQPGRKLLITDGVFSMDGDIAPLPALCGLAEKYGAIMMVDDAHASGVLGKNGRGTIDHFGMHGRVDIQVGTLSKAIGALGGYVCGTHDLIEFLYHRGRPFLFSTSHPPSVAATCIAAFEVLITPIITGEGRLAMEFSRELFKEGVMATGIAFPTVPEGKARIRTIMTATHTHEELDKALDVLGRVGKRLGIVS
- a CDS encoding cysteine dioxygenase family protein, which gives rise to MSAQPAVIACSIQDFVSELRKFPEAAFLEVARIRQFLNSHPVAPDTLAPYLVWDRRHYTRNLIDKTPLYELVAICWEIGQGSSIHNHHQQNCWMAVPIGRLLVQNYRTLMEDLAGGTCKIEPTDIEEMNPTRCCAVDPAEPVHKVYNPREFSQRAVSLHIYSKPFDSCVVYSEEQGTCGEIKLSYTTEYGKKA